One stretch of Anguilla anguilla isolate fAngAng1 chromosome 5, fAngAng1.pri, whole genome shotgun sequence DNA includes these proteins:
- the LOC118226920 gene encoding protocadherin-7-like codes for MRQRAAEELFHSCVLVLPLLLTRLAAKQVLLYRAAEEGPRNLRIGNVASDLGVAVGSEEVTFSLESGFDYLKINNFTGELSTSSQRIDRERLQQCQLVFDEKECFIEFEVSVIGPAQSWVNLLEGRLVILDINDNTPSFPSPVLSLSVEENQPIGTLYLLPTATDPDFGRNAVQRYELLQGGGHGRGRGRGRSSVFELQVADTPEGGKQPQLIVKGDLDRERRESYDLILRACDGGDPPRTAQASLRITVTDTNDNSPRFERAQYEGQLEENTPAGVSVLRVRALDLDIGLNGEVEYSLAPGPGVEVAGRFLQVEPSSGWISVLQPVDREEIGQLRFAVTARDRGQPPLSATASVLLHVRDLNDNAPAVDIRKIGRIPLRQGLARVPEDVVVDTPVALIQVWDRDEGQNGEVTCTLVGDVPFQLKPAGGMAGVAVGGANGRKYLLHTAVPLDYEAAKEHHLLIVAVDAGSPALTGNSSLTVEVGDVNDHAPLFLQGALEAAVPENNAPGETLVRAEALDADSGRNGEVLYSLDSSAHALFTINPWSGEITANSMLDREQGDRYEFRVWATDRGIPPLQSFVPVLVRVLDLNDNSPAFLHHVFTFYTHENLPAHSPIGMVTATDADEGRNAALSFFIVQDEDEEEDMLFISNTTGMICTRRALDREARAVHRFGVTAVDGGDPPRSCSTTVTLFITDENDNPPQVITPGNTSCSLLPPSSPPHTTVVTVVAMDADEGQNAELQFGLVGGNPFGLFSVDPVGGAVTLVGVLERRHVGLHRLVLQVRDGGSPPLHTTALVHVYVNHTLSNASQVQMAVSRSLLLPLSQDVAGEPPDWLHPQGLSMAIGALAGGVAVLLLILLVVMANHCAPRSRKGYKVGRREPQEERCGAEDDRQRAMGRYSAVREGPGSPDLARHYTCAPPLPALRLHPHSPPYPTHPHLPPANTFVSMATQCHPEHSYQSDNVYSKQSLRRVAISVTGRSQDPSGYDSGLEDSDTPSSTSSTPLAPPPPDLAPPEENHEQSISNGNVGNTEDSENESRRLPDVTMTGNQLPHSAPCCLHARTVPANRGAPSQGHTLRKMTSPSKRMTSWSYDSVRAISLGGPGGGSPLVSQTGGIRTSSCHTLSH; via the exons ATGCGGCAGCGAGCTGCAGAGGAATTGTTTCACAGCTGTGTGCTcgtgctgccgctgctgctgacGCGGCTGGCGGCCAAACAGGTGCTGCTGTACCGCGCTGCCGAGGAGGGACCGCGCAACCTGCGCATAGGCAACGTAGCCTCCGACCTTGGGGTGGCAGTGGGGTCTGAGGAGGTCACTTTCTCACTGGAGTCCGGATTCGACTACCTGAAAATCAACAACTTCACTGGAGAGCTGAGCACAAGCAGTCAGCGGATTGACAGGGAGAGACTCCAGCAGTGTCAGCTGGTGTTTGATGAGAAAGAATGTTTCATAGAGTTTGAGGTGTCTGTGATTGGGCCAGCGCAGAGCTGGGTCAACCTTCTAGAGGGGAGGTTGGTCATTTTGGACATTAATGACAACACGCCATCTTTCCCCTCCCCAGTATTGAGTCTGTCTGTGGAGGAGAACCAGCCTATCGGCACATTATACCTGCTCCCCACGGCCACAGATCCCGACTTCGGCCGTAACGCCGTGCAGCGCTACGAGCTGCTGCAGGGGGGTGGGCAcgggcgtgggcggggccgggggcggagcaGTGTGTTTGAGCTGCAGGTTGCCGACACACCTGAGGGGGGGAAGCAGCCACAGCTGATCGTTAAAGGCGACCTGGATCGGGAGAGGCGGGAATCCTACGACCTCATCCTGCGAGCCTGTGATGGAGGAGACCCACCTCGAACTGCCCAGGCCTCCCTCAGGATCACTGTCACCGACACCAACGACAACAG CCCCAGGTTTGAGCGTGCGCAGTATGAGGGGCAGTTGGAGGAGAACACCCCAGCGGGCGTGTCCGTGCTGCGGGTGCGAGCGCTGGATTTGGACATCGGGCTGAACGGGGAGGTGGAGTACTCTCTGGCCCCGGGTCCAGGGGTGGAGGTGGCAGGGCGGTTCCTGCAGGTGGAGCCGAGCTCCGGCTGGATCAGCGTCCTGCAGCCCGTTGACCGCGAGGAGATCGGCCAGCTGCGCTTCGCCGTTACTGCCCGAGACCGGGGCCAACCGCCACTGTCCGCCACcgcctctgtgctgctgcatgTGCGCGACCTCAACGACAACGCCCCCGCTGTGGATATACGCAAGATCGGCCGCATCCCGCTGCGCCAGGGCTTGGCCCGG GTGCCAGAGGATGTAGTGGTGGACACACCTGTGGCGCTCATACAGGTGTGGGATCGAGACGAAGGGCAGAATGGGGAGGTCACCTGCACTCTGGTGGGGGATGTCCCATTCCAGCTAAAACCCGCAGGTGGAATGGCAGGTgtggcagtgggcggggctaatgGGAGGAAGTACCTCCTGCACACAGCAGTGCCACTGGACTACGAAGCAGCGAAGGAGCACCACCTGCTCATTGTTGCTGTGGATGCCGGCAGCCCCGCCCTGACAGGAAATAGCTCTCTGACGGTGGAGGTGGGGGACGTAAACGACCACGCACCCCTtttcctgcagggggcgctggaggCAGCGGTGCCGGAGAATAACGCTCCTGGGGAGACGCTTGTGCGCGCCGAGGCGCTGGACGCGGATAGCGGGAGGAACGGAGAGGTGCTGTACTCTCTGGACTCCTCTGCTCACGCTCTGTTCACCATCAACCCCTGGAGTGGGGAAATAACCGCCAACAGCATGCTGGACCGCGAACAAGGGGACAG GTATGAGTTTCGGGTGTGGGCCACAGACCGGGGCATCCCCCCCCTGCAGAGCTTCGTCCCTGTGCTGGTCCGTGTGCTGGACCTGAACGATAACAGCCCCGCCTTCCTGCACCATGTCTTTACCTTCTACACCCACGAGAACCTGCCGGCCCACAGTCCCATCGGCATGGTGACGGCCACGGACGCAGACGAAGGCCGCAATGCGGCGCTGAGCTTCTTCATCGTGCAGGACGAGGACGAAGAGGAGGATATGCTCTTCATCTCCAACACTACGGGCATGATCTGCACCAGACGGGCCTTGGACCGGGAGGCACGGGCCGTGCACAGGTTTGGGGTGACCGCGGTGGATGGTGGGGATCCCCCCAGATCCTGCTCCACCACCGTCACCCTCTTCATCACCGATGAGAACGACAACCCTCCTCAAGTGATCACCCCTGGCAACACCTCCTGCAGCCTGCTGcctccctccagccccccccacaccaccgtGGTGACGGTGGTTGCCATGGATGCAGATGAAGGGCAGAATGCGGAGCTGCAGTTTGGGCTGGTTGGGGGGAACCCCTTCGGCCTGTTCAGTGTGGACCCTGTTGGGGGCGCTGTGACTCTGGTGGGGGTACTGGAGCGGAGGCATGTGGGGCTGCACCGGCtggtgctgcaggtgagagatggggggtccccccccctccacaccacTGCGCTCGTACACGTCTATGTCAATCACACCCTCAGTAATGCCAGCCAGGTGCAGATGGCCGTGTCTCGCAGTCTGCTGCTGCCCCTGTCCCAGGACGTGGCCGGAGAGCCCCCAGACTGGCTCCACCCCCAGGGCCTGAGCATGGCCATCGGGGCGCTGGCTGGGGGCGTGGCCGTGCTGCTGCTTATCCTGCTGGTCGTCATGGCGAATCACTGTGCCCCCAGAAGCAGGAAGGGGTACAAGGTGGGGCGGAGGGAGCCTCAGGAAGAGCGGTGTGGCGCCGAGGACGACAGGCAGAGAGCCATGGGGCGGTACAGTGCTGTGAGAGAGGGCCCTGGCAGCCCTGACCTGGCCCGACACTacacctgcgccccccccctccccgccctccggctccacccacactcacccccataccccacccacccacacctgccTCCAGCCAACACCtttgtctccatggcaacccagTGCCATCCAGAGCACAGCTACCAGTCAGACAATGTGTACAGCAAACAG TCCCTGCGGCGTGTGGCTATTTCAGTGACGGGCAGGTCTCAGGACCCCAGTGGCTATGACAGTGGGTTGGAGGACTCAGACACTCCCAGCAGCACAAGCTCCACCCCCTTGGCCCCCCCACCGCCGGACCTGGCCCCTCCTGAAGAAAACCATGAGCAGAGCATATCTAATGGCAATGTGGGAAACACAGAGGACAGTGAGAatg aGAGCAGGAGGTTGCCAGATGTGACGATGACAGGAAATCAGCTTCCCCactctgccccctgctgcctgCATGCCAGAACTGTGCCTGCCAACCGGGGAGCACCCAGCCAGGGACACACCCTCAGGAAAATGACCTCACCAAGCAAGAGGATGACCTCATGGTCTTATGACAGCGTACGCGCCATCAGCctgggggggccagggggcggATCCCCACTGGTTTCACAGACAGGGGGGATCAGGACCTCCTCCTgccacacactgtcacactga